The following are encoded together in the Triticum dicoccoides isolate Atlit2015 ecotype Zavitan chromosome 6B, WEW_v2.0, whole genome shotgun sequence genome:
- the LOC119325290 gene encoding protein ALTERED PHOSPHATE STARVATION RESPONSE 1-like, producing MGCKGSKLDEQEAVALCRGRADLLAVAVRHRDALGAAHAALAGSLLSVSSSLHLLLVSASARPRPGITLPAAANAKAVDPPPAAQPSSPPHSSSHIDFAPSSGSDSGSVASSPPRRVDDARHDQLHHPHPYALQFPHYGYGYSYEPEPPFGYPPGSLQLYYARSRPPPASVAVEQRAPASERVYLGSSDPAGGNARYYSYGGVTTPAGRAAAPPPSPPRASSWDFFNVFDDYQVHDNYCYDAAGAGTTATTPYTPSRCSRDVREEEGIPELEEDDAVVKEVSSEHYMTGSGGARSRRSSVGGMSSSEEENCVVDKGVLSGGGMARQQAPAQPNVAASVRTHRKSSETADFAGEIKAQFVRAADAVWAVGPILEVDRRSYQYHPRSSVYHVSSRMVSTAALPNSGHGGDELDVGGWKKVAEGGRSLSVTLQKLYIWEKKLYNEVKSEEKMRLLLAKNSKRLKFLDQKGAEAQKIDATQNLVRKLSAKIRMAVRVIAKVSKKINRVRDEELCPQIMALIQGFVKMWQEKLDCYQTQCEAISEAKNLDSAISGGISRDLAMEFEVDLVKWIVNFCSWVNAQRSFVKALNGWLALCLNYQQEETPDGAPPYSPGRVGAPLVFVICNTWSQAMDRISEKEVVTAMQALVSSVRNQCEHRASVEQSELIFVTREREKWNRILERKSVEINREADTLNKKLALVPGRQSLLPTAQTYQAHFLEADSLHVSLSRVLQSLESFASSSLQAFRETLRHAEEEMLSRESAKVS from the exons ATGGGTTGCAAGGGGTCCAAGCTGGACGAGCAGGAGGCGGTGGCGCTGTGCCGCGGCCGCGCCGACCTGCTCGCGGTCGCCGTCCGCCACCGCGACGCGCTCGGGGCCGCGCACGCCGCGCTCGCCGGCTCGCTCCTCTCCGTCTCCTCCtcgctccacctcctcctcgtctccgCCTCCGCCCGCCCGCGCCCGGGGATCACGCTCCCCGCCGCCGCCAATGCCAAGGCCGTCGACCCCCCTCCAGCGGCGCAGCCCTCCTCGCCCCCGCACTCCTCCTCGCACATCGACTTCGCGCCCTCCTCCGGATCCGACTCCGGCTCCGTCGCCTCCTCGCCTCCCCGCCGCGTCGACGACGCCCgccacgaccaactccaccacccgcaCCCGTACGCGCTTCAGTTCCCGCATTACGGCTACGGCTACAGTTACGAGCCTGAGCCACCGTTCGGGTACCCGCCGGGGTCGCTGCAGCTCTACTACGCGCGGAGCCGCCCGCCTCCGGCCTCGGTCGCCGTCGAGCAGCGCGCGCCCGCGTCGGAGCGCGTCTACCTCGGCTCCTCCGACCCGGCGGGCGGGAACGCGCGGTATTACTCGTACGGAGGAGTGACCACGCCGGCAGGTAGGGCGGCTGcacccccgccgtcgccgccgagggCGAGCTCGTGGGACTTCTTCAATGTGTTCGACGACTACCAGGTGCACGACAACTACTGTTACGATGCTGCCGGCGCCGGGACCACGGCGACGACACCGTACACGCCGAGCCGGTGCTCGCGGGACGTGCGGGAGGAGGAGGGCATCCCGGAGCTCGAGGAGGACGACGCGGTCGTCAAGGAGGTGTCCAGCGAGCACTATATGACCGGGAGTGGCGGTGCTCGCAGCCGACGCAGCTCGGTCGGCGGCATGAGCAGCAGCGAAGAGGAGAATTGTGTTGTCGATAAGGGAGTGCTCTCCGGGGGTGGCATGGCGCGGCAACAGGCGCCAGCTCAGCCTAATGTCGCGGCCTCCGTTCGCACTCACCGGAAGTCATCGGAGACTGCAGACTTCGCCGGGGAGATCAAGGCACAGTTTGTTCGAGCGGCCGATGCAGTCTGGGCGGTCGGACCGATCCTGGAGGTCGACAGGCGGAGTTACCAATACCACCCCCGCAGCTCAGTGTACCATG TTTCGTCTCGGATGGTGTCAACGGCTGCATTACCAAATTCAGGGCATGGAGGTGACGAGTTGGATGTTGGAGGCTGGAAGAAGGTGGCTGAAGGGGGGAGAAGCTTATCAGTCACCCTGCAGAAACTCTATATCTGGGAGAAGAAATTATATAATGAGGTTAAG TCTGAAGAGAAAATGCGCCTCCTGCTAGCCAAGAACTCCAAGCGGCTGAAGTTCTTGGATCAAAAGGGTGCTGAAGCTCAGAAGATCGATGCAACTCAAAATTTGGTCAGGAAGCTGTCGGCAAAAATAAGAATGGCTGTGCGAGTTATTGCTAAGGTTTCAAAAAAGATAAACAGAGTTAGGGATGAGGAATTGTGCCCACAAATTATGGCCTTAATCCAAGG GTTTGTGAAGATGTGGCAAGAAAAGCTGGACTGCTACCAGACTCAGTGTGAAGCAATATCGGAGGCGAAAAACCTGGATTCGGCTATCTCCGGCGGGATCAGTCGGGATCTAGCGATGGAGTTTGAAGTGGACTTGGTTAAATGGATTGTAAATTTCTGCTCTTGGGTAAATGCGCAAAGGAGCTTCGTGAAGGCACTGAACGGATGGCTGGCACTGTGTCTCAACTATCAGCAGGAGGAGACGCCCGACGGAGCTCCTCCTTATTCTCCTGGAAGGGTGGGTGCGCCTCTTGTGTTTGTCATCTGCAACACCTGGTCTCAAGCCATGGATCGGATTTCCGAGAAGGAAGTGGTTACCGCCATGCAAGCCCTTGTCTCCAGCGTACGCAACCAGTGCGAGCACAGAGCCTCTGTTGAGCAAAGCGAGCTGATCTTCGTAACCCGGGAAAGAGAAAAGTGGAACAGGATTCTGGAGAGGAAGTCCGTGGAGATTAACAGGGAGGCAGACACACTGAACAAGAAGCTGGCCCTTGTGCCAGGCCGGCAGAGCCTGCTTCCAACGGCGCAAACGTACCAGGCGCATTTTCTTGAAGCAGACAGCCTGCACGTAAGCTTGAGCCGGGTGCTTCAGTCCTTGGAGAGCTTCGCGTCCAGCTCCCTGCAAGCTTTCCGGGAGACCCTGAGACATGCCGAAGAAGAAATGCTGTCCAGAGAGAGTGCTAAAGTTTCATAG
- the LOC119321225 gene encoding receptor-like cytoplasmic kinase 176, with amino-acid sequence MGNCFGSEEADVEAVKAMAHHAHARASMARPGMVAPQPNAPVAMSSPGQPRKSPSAPTTSSSGSGSSRPVAGGGTNGGSEASPSREGRILEAPNLRIFTFAELKAATRNFKSDTLLGEGGFGRVHKGWVDEKTMSPARSGAGMPVAVKKLNPESLQGVQEWQSEVNFLGRLIHPNLVRLLGYCWEDKELLLVYEYMAKGNLEDHLFRNEPRSAGAFQPLSWSLRLRVAIDAARGLAFLHSSEKHVIYRDFKASNILLDTQFHAKLSDFGLAKDGPAGGSSHVTTRVMGTYGYAAPEYVATGHLYVKSDVYGFGVVLLEVLRGLRALDTDRPSGQHNLVDWAKPHLADRRKLARLMDPRLEGQYSSRGAQRAAQLTLRCLAAEHTNRPSMKEVVTVLQEVESMSKGAARPGDGSVGSASPRPNNARSGQGYGQSPRPGYVSERASPAGSHGSQHPSPRVR; translated from the exons ATGGGTAACTGCTTCGGCTCCGAAGAGGCCGATGTGGAGGCTGTCAAGGCGATGGCGCATCATGCACATGCCAGAG CATCGATGGCGAGGCCCGGCATGGTCGCGCCCCAGCCCAATGCACCCGTAGCAATGAGCTCCCCGGGGCAGCCTCGGAAGTCGCCGAGCGCGCCCACGACCTCCAGCAGCGGCAGCGGAAGCAGCCGTCCGGTGGCTGGAGGCGGCACGAATGGCGGCAGCGAGGCCAGCCCCAGCCGGGAGGGGAGGATCCTGGAGGCGCCCAACCTCCGGATCTTCACGTTCGCGGAGCTCAAGGCCGCCACGCGGAACTTCAAGTCGGACACCCTCCTCGGCGAGGGCGGGTTCGGGCGGGTGCACAAGGGCTGGGTCGACGAGAAGACCATGAGCCcggccaggagcggcgccggcatgcCCGTCGCCGTCAAGAAGCTCAACCCCGAGAGCCTGCAGGGCGTCCAAGAATGGCAG TCGGAGGTGAATTTCCTGGGAAGGCTCATCCATCCCAACCTGGTGAGGCTGCTGGGGTACTGCTGGGAGGACAAGGAGCTCCTGCTCGTGTACGAGTACATGGCCAAAGGCAACCTCGAGGATCACCTCTTCAGAAACGAACCACGGA GCGCGGGCGCGTTCCAGCCGCTGTCGTGGAGCCTCCGGCTGCGCGTGGCGATCGACGCGGCGCGCGGCCTGGCCTTCCTGCACTCCTCGGAGAAGCACGTCATCTACCGGGACTTCAAGGCCTCCAACATCCTCCTCGACACG CAATTCCACGCGAAGCTCTCGGACTTCGGGCTCGCCAAGGACGGGCCGGCCGGCGGCAGCAGCCACGTGACCACCCGGGTGATGGGCACCTACGGCTACGCGGCGCCGGAGTACGTGGCGACGGGGCACCTGTACGTGAAGAGCGACGTGTACGGCTTCGGCGTGGTGCTGCTGGAGGTGCTGAGGGGCCTACGCGCGCTGGACACGGACCGGCCCAGCGGCCAGCACAACCTGGTGGACTGGGCCAAGCCGCACCTGGCGGACCGCCGGAAGCTGGCGCGCCTCATGGACCCGCGCCTCGAGGGCCAGTACTCGTCCAGGGGCGCGCAGCGGGCGGCGCAGCTCACGCTGCGCTGCCTCGCCGCCGAGCACACCAACCGGCCGTCCATGAAGGAGGTCGTCACCGTGCTGCAGGAGGTCGAGTCCATGTCCAAGGGCGCCGCCAGACCGGGAGACGGCTCCGTCGGCTCCGCCTCCCCGCGACCAAACAACGCACGGAGCGGTCAAGGTTACGGCCAGTCGCCACGGCCAGGGTACGTATCGGAACGGGCCAGCCCGGCCGGCAGCCACGGCAGCCAGCACCCGTCTCCTCGAGTGAGGTAG